A section of the Pirellulales bacterium genome encodes:
- a CDS encoding fasciclin domain-containing protein, which produces MHDIVETAVAAGSFNTLVTAVKAAGLVETLKGAGPFTVFAPTDEAFAKLPSATVQELLKPENLAKLQGILTYHVVAGKVLAADVVKLQTAKSVQGQNLKIDTKAGVKVDSANVAKTDILCSNGVIHVIDAVLLPQ; this is translated from the coding sequence ATGCACGACATAGTGGAGACAGCGGTTGCGGCGGGATCGTTTAACACCTTGGTTACCGCGGTCAAGGCCGCGGGCTTGGTGGAGACACTGAAGGGAGCGGGACCATTTACGGTGTTTGCGCCTACCGACGAGGCGTTTGCAAAACTCCCCAGCGCGACCGTGCAGGAATTGCTAAAGCCGGAAAATCTGGCAAAATTGCAGGGAATTTTGACGTACCACGTGGTTGCCGGCAAAGTGCTGGCCGCTGATGTTGTCAAGTTGCAAACCGCAAAATCGGTCCAGGGTCAAAACTTAAAAATCGACACCAAAGCCGGAGTGAAAGTTGATAGCGCGAATGTCGCCAAAACCGACATTCTTTGCTCGAATGGCGTGATCCATGTCATTGATGCGGTGCTTCTTCCCCAGTAA
- a CDS encoding SDR family oxidoreductase, with protein MRGWSTGEDTLYLMEWNRKMILLTGATGYVGGRLLTLLEKSNRHVRCLTRRPAALSERVNDTISVVEGDVFDPGSLERAFEGIDIAYYLVHSMGDHGDFESQDRIAAQNFAQAAAKAGVKRIIYLGGLGNPDEHLSKHLRSRQETGDILRAHHAHVIEFRASIVIGSGSLSFEMIRSLVERLPIMICPRWVRVKAQPIAIEDLLAYLIAALDIPDSASQIFEIGGPQQVSYGDIMHEYARQRGLTRWMIPVPFLTPYLSSLWLGLVTPLYARVGRKLVESLRNPTLVSNNLAESVFAIRPRPVRDAIARALVNEDQEFAETRWSDALSAAGNPQSWGGNRYGSRLVDSRTITVSVPPAQAFTPIRRIGGATGWYYGNWLWNLRGFLDLLCGGVGVRRGRRDPENLHVGEALDFWRVEIFEPNKRLRLQAEMKMPGRGWLEFEVTPGSDGSTIRQTAIFDPLGLAGLLYWYGIYPLHLFVFAGMLRNLARAAENLPQQAEVADPIRPNGIKPAVKM; from the coding sequence ATGCGTGGATGGAGCACCGGCGAGGATACACTGTATTTAATGGAATGGAACCGCAAGATGATTTTATTGACCGGGGCCACGGGGTATGTGGGAGGGCGGTTACTTACACTTTTAGAAAAATCCAATCGTCATGTCAGGTGCCTCACCCGTCGGCCTGCCGCCTTGAGTGAGAGGGTCAACGATACGATAAGTGTCGTGGAAGGGGATGTCTTTGATCCGGGGTCATTGGAAAGAGCCTTTGAGGGAATTGACATCGCCTACTATTTGGTGCATTCGATGGGGGATCACGGCGACTTTGAATCACAAGATCGCATCGCCGCGCAAAATTTTGCCCAAGCCGCCGCAAAAGCGGGAGTGAAAAGAATTATCTACCTAGGAGGCTTGGGCAATCCCGACGAACATCTCTCTAAACATCTGCGTAGTCGCCAAGAGACCGGGGATATTTTGCGGGCCCACCACGCCCATGTGATCGAGTTTCGCGCTTCGATTGTGATAGGTTCGGGCAGTTTGTCCTTTGAGATGATTCGCTCCCTGGTCGAACGATTGCCAATCATGATCTGTCCCCGCTGGGTGCGCGTGAAGGCGCAGCCGATCGCCATCGAGGACTTGCTGGCATATTTAATTGCCGCCTTGGATATTCCCGATTCAGCATCGCAAATTTTTGAAATTGGCGGCCCCCAGCAGGTATCTTATGGAGACATCATGCATGAATACGCCCGGCAACGGGGGCTAACGCGCTGGATGATCCCGGTCCCTTTTTTAACCCCCTACTTGTCAAGTTTGTGGTTGGGATTGGTGACCCCGCTCTATGCCCGGGTTGGACGCAAGCTGGTGGAAAGTTTACGCAATCCGACGCTGGTCTCCAATAACCTGGCCGAATCCGTTTTTGCCATCCGTCCTCGCCCTGTCCGGGACGCCATCGCGCGGGCGCTGGTAAATGAAGATCAGGAATTTGCCGAAACGCGCTGGTCGGATGCCTTGTCAGCGGCCGGCAATCCCCAAAGTTGGGGGGGAAACCGCTATGGATCGCGGCTGGTGGATTCTCGGACGATCACGGTCTCGGTCCCCCCCGCCCAAGCGTTTACGCCCATTCGTCGCATCGGGGGCGCCACCGGCTGGTATTATGGAAATTGGCTATGGAACCTGCGCGGATTTCTCGATTTACTTTGCGGAGGCGTGGGCGTGCGCCGCGGGAGGCGCGATCCCGAGAACCTGCATGTTGGAGAAGCTCTTGATTTTTGGCGTGTCGAGATTTTTGAACCAAATAAACGCCTGCGGCTGCAAGCCGAAATGAAAATGCCAGGCCGCGGCTGGCTGGAATTTGAAGTTACTCCTGGTAGCGACGGGAGCACCATTCGGCAAACAGCGATTTTTGATCCCTTGGGACTGGCGGGGTTGCTGTATTGGTATGGGATTTATCCGCTGCATCTCTTTGTTTTTGCCGGCATGTTGCGAAATCTAGCGCGGGCCGCCGAGAATCTTCCACAGCAGGCGGAAGTAGCCGATCCCATCCGGCCTAACGGAATCAAACCTGCCGTTAAAATGTGA